The Brassica oleracea var. oleracea cultivar TO1000 chromosome C7, BOL, whole genome shotgun sequence sequence TAGACCTAACGCCCATATAATAATATTGTTATGAAACGCAGTGAATTCATTTGAGCGAGGAAATTCCACTGAATCTAGAAATAAATTTCACATGCTTTTACTTTGTAATCATAAGACAGTTGGCATTTTAGAAAACATCTTGTTTGTTAAACTATTTCATTAATATTATATTGATGCAAAATAAAGCATGCATATGCACCGTTAAGCCGGAGAATCTGCTGCTAAGACCATGTTTAACGCTGGTTCTTATGGGGGGAGGGGGGGGGGGGGTTTAACATTAATTGTAATTTAAAAAAAGGAAAAATATGATTTGCCTTAAGCACCGGCTCTTAATTAAGCCAAAGAAGAAACGGGTCTTGAGAGACACGCGTCAAAAGAACATAAGAATTGTGTTTTTTTTCCTTTCTCTCTCAACTTCGACGATTCACATTCACTCCACCTCTTCCTCGGTTGTTCTCTCTCTGGCTCTCTCCACCGGCGGCTCTCATCGTCTCTGTCTCGGTGGCTCGCATCGAGACTGATTCACTCTGCCTCTCTCTCTGTCGATCTGATTGACGATGAATCTCTCTCTCTCTCTCTCTCTCTCTCTCTCTCTCTCTCTCTGCGGCTTTCATCGTCTCTGTCTCGGTGGCTCTCATCGAGAAGGGGAAACGGCGACGCCTCTGTCGGTGGCTCGCTTCGAGGAAGAATCACTCCACCTCCCTCTCTCCGTCGATCTGATTGATGAAGAAACGATTTCTCTCTCTCTCTCTCTCTCTCTCTCTCTCTCTCTCTCTCTGCGGCTCTCATCGTCTCTGTCTCGGTGGCTCTCATGGAGTAGTGAAAACGGCGAACTCTGTCTCTCTAGCTCGCGTCGACGACGAATCACTCCTCTCTCTCTCTCTCCGCGGCTCTGATGGACGAAGAATCACTCCGACGCTAAAGCTAAGTTTTTCTTTTTAGGTTCTGAATTCTTCAATTCATGCATGGCTTAGATTGGTTGTTGTGTTGCATGTTGTGTTGTGTTGGTTTCTGTCTCAAAGAAGTGACCAATCCATGTTGTGTTGTGTTGGTTTCGGATCACAAGTTTTCTCAACTAAGAATTTGTTTGTTGTGTTGATTTATGTCTCATGATCCACGGTGATTAATACTTTGATTCTTTTTTATTTGTTTCTGTGTGTTTGTGTTAAGATGGATGGATCAAGCGAGTGGCAAGAGAGATGGGCAAAGTTCTTCCATGACCGGGACTACAATTACTGAGCAGGTACGACATGTCTCTTTGATTTTGAAACCGGACTGAAATGAATTTATAGGGTTGTGTTAGATTATGGTTGAGCTTGGTAATTAATGGATGTGATCGTGTTAGATAGAAATTGATGTTAGAGAATGGTTGGTTTGGTAATAATATGGTTTAATGAGTTAGATATGTGTCCACTCTTGCTAGTTGGTTGTGTTCAATGCGAAGCATCAATTTTGTTAATTGTTCTTTGCTGTCTCTCTTCTATAAAACACATCTCTTCTTCTCTCCTATCTACTAAACCCATCAATCTTATCTTTCTCTCTTCTGAATCCATTTCCGAGATGGATTCTAATCCATATAGCCAAACCTAAGTTTGTTGAACTGCTTAACAGTCAACAAGAAACGGTATTTGGTTTTCTCAAGATAGTGTCTCACTATCTTCATTACAAGTCCCGGTTTTTGCCTTTCAAGCGACTGAAGAGACTCGAGCAGAGCGTAGGGAAAGGAGGATGTGGACGCCAGTCGATGATGTTGTTTTTATCAGCTCGTGGTTGACACACAAGTAAAGACCCGATTGTAGGGAACAAGCAAAGATGCGGTACATTCTGGAAAAGGATTGCAGCTTACTTTGCTGCAAGTCCTAAGGTCTCATGCCGTGAAGGCAGAGAGTCAAGCCATTGTAAGCAGCGCTGGCAGAAGATCAACGACGTTGTGAACAAGTTTTGTGGGGCTTATGAGGCGGCAAGCAGAGAGAAAAGGTCAGGACAAAATGAGAATGATGTTCTGAAGTTAGCTCATGAAATCTACTTCAACAACCACAACAAAAAGTTTACTCTCGAACACGCTTGGAAGGAGCTACGCAATGACCAAAAATGGTGTGAGCTCTCTAGTTCTAAAACCCATGGAAGCGCTAAGAGGAGGAAGTGTGATGACAGTGCACAGTCATCAAGCTCTCGCGCTAATGAAACCACCAATGCTGAGGATGATCAAGGAAGCAACCGACCACCGGGTGTGAAGGCATCTAAGGGCAAGGGGAAGAAGAAGATGGCAGAAGGGAAGCCATTGTCTGAGTTTCAGACAATGTGGAACATCAAGAAGGAGGACTTGGCTATGAAAGAAAAGCTTTCCAAGATGAAGCTACTTGACAGTTTAATTGCAAAACAAGAACCCCTAGCTGAGTATGAAGAAGCTCTAAAGAAGAAGATCATCAACGAGTTGTTGGCTTAAGCTCTGTAGTTTATGTTGTCTAATTTCCCGGCTCTTTGTCATATTTTATGTTCTGATGTTTGTCTTTGATGTTCTGATGTTTCTTGTTCTTGTAATGCGAATGTTTGATATGAATATGCTTATGTTTAATATGTTGTTTCTTGTCTCTGTCTATGTTTCAAGTCTATCTCATTGTTGTTTCTCATCTCTTGTTGCCTCTCCTAACTTTCAGGTTAAAAAATGAGTGAAAGAAGATGCGGATCTCTGTCTCATGTTTGATATGTTGTTTCTCATCGCTATGTAGCTTGTGAGGTAATGAAGATTCAGCTCTCTGTCTCATGTTCTTGTGATTATTTAAAGACTGTCTATGTCTCATGTTCTTGTCATTATTTTCAGGTCAAGCAGCGTTGTGATGTCACGGACAAGCTTGTGATATTGCAGTCTTTTGGTGTCACGGACAAGCTCTGTGTGCTCTTGCTTTAAAGCTTGTTGTGGTGTCTTGTAGTGTCACGCAGAAGTGTGGCATCTTGTAGTGTCACGCAGAGTTGAGGCGTCTTGTAGTTTTCAGGTCACGCAGAGTTGTGGCGTCTTGTAGTGTCACGGAGTCTTCTGTGTTGTTGTATGTAGTTTTGTTGTATGTAGTGTCACGGAGTCAAAACTTGTGCGTTGTTGTATGTAGTGTCACAGATTCTTTATCAATTTATATTCAGCAATTTGTAATCTGAAAATCCATATAAAGATTGTATCTTCCTCTCTCATTCTCAAAGTCTTTTATCACCATCTCCTTCTCAAATTCTAGTATTATCACCAGCTCATTACTATTACTATCACCATCTCCTTGAAATTCTATTATTATCACAATCTCATTATCAAACTATCACCATCTCCTTCTCGTTCTGAAAGTCTATTATTATCACCATCTCCTTCTCAAAATCTTCGAAGAGATTGTATTTTTCTTTCTCATTCTCAAAATATAAACATTAACAATTTTTTGATCAATCTTTTCCTTTTTCATTCTCTCGTAAACAAGTCTCATCTCATGGCATCATCTTCTCAAAACACATTTGAAGAATCACTTGATGATACTTTTGATCAATTTTTTTATCAACATTTTGATCAAGCTTTCGAAAATTTTTCATTCATTATGGTGAGCAAGAAGAACAAAGGAGAAGAAGGAAAAAACGAGTTCATATCGAAAGAAACCGTGAAGAAGGCGATGTCCGTCTATGGAATGATTATTTCAGTAAAACTCCAACATATCCTGAAAATCTATTCCGGCGACGATTTTGAATGAATAAGCCATTGTTCATGCATATTGTTGATCGACTCTCCAATGAAGTTGAATTCTTTCGACAAAAGAAAGATGCTATCAGAAGGCTTAGTCTCTCTCCACTTCAGAAGTGTACAACAGCCATTCGTGTCTTGGCATATGGTACTGCGGCTGATGCTGTTGACGAATACCTCTGACTCGGTTCAACTACTACTCGGTCATGTGTGGAACATTTTGTCGAAGGAATAATATATTTATTCGGTGATGAGTACCTAAGAAGACCAACGCCGACTGATCTTCAACGTCTGCTTGATATTGGTGAGCATCGTGGATTTCCCAGGATGATAGAAAGCATCGATTGTATGCATTATAAGTGGAAGAATTGTCCCACCGCTTGGAAAGGTCAATATTCACGTGGTTCGGGAAAACTCACAATCGTTTTAGAGGCGGTTGCTTCGTATGATCTATGGATATGACATGCGTTTTTTGGACCTCCAGGTACCTTAAATGATATCAATGTTCTTGATCGTTCACCTGTTTTTGATGACATAATAAAAAGTCAAGCTCCGCAAGTCACCTTCTCTGTTAATGGAAGAGAGTATAATTTGGCTTACTATCTCACCGATGGTATTTATCCGAAATGGTCAACTTTTATCCAATCTATTCCAATACCACAAGGTCCGAAAGCAGTTTTATTTGCTCAACATCAAGAAGCTGCCCGAAAAGATGTCGAGCGTGCTTTTGGAGTCTTGCAAGCTCGCTTTGCCATTGTTAAAAATTCATCACTTTTTTGGGATTAAGACAAAATTGAAAAGATTATGAGAGCATGTATCATACTCCATAATATGATAGTAGAAGACGAACGAGATGGATACACTCAATTTGATGTTTCAGAATTCCAACCAGGAGAAGACCGGAAGTTCACATGTGGATCTCACGTATTCTACAGATATCCCTACAAATATTGCCAATATGATGGGTGTTCGAACAAGAATTCGTGATAGACAAATGCATCAACAACTGAAAGATGATTTGATTGAACATATATGGCATAAATTTGGAGGTGATGGAGACAACTACTGAGCTCGGACGGTTTTTTCAAATCATTCGGTCTTATTGTACTAATCTATGTTTTTATGTTTTTTTTTAAATCTATGTTTTAAATGTTATCTTTTCATATGTTTTATTTAATAAATAATTTTTATCTTTAAAAAAAAAATCTATTTAATAATTTTTTTTAAGAACCTTTTATTAAGAAACTCCTATTGGATCACCAAAAATGAGAGTTTCTTAACAAAATGTTAAGGTTCTTAAACTACATTTATTACTAAAAAAAGTCACTAAGAACCCCATTGAGGGTTTTAAGGTTAAACATGCTCTAAAGGCAACCTGAAATCTAAGAGCATCTCCAATGGGTAATTCTAAAACTGCATATGTGTATATGTATATATTATATATGTGTAGTTGTGTGGTCTATACTTTTGTGAAGAACCTCCCGCTGTGTATTCCCACTGTGTATATGAGTGTGTGTATATGTAAGTGTTATTATGATTAACGTGAGTGGTTGGAAGATGAGCGGATCGGAGGAAAGAGGTTTGCTGGTTATTACAGGGACAGTTTTTCATCAGTTGCTCATATAACCTGTATATATAAATACTTGCATGTTTCTATACTGCATGAGATTTCATAAATGTACATGTAAAGCTTCGTAGTAATAATCTTTGTGAAATTTTTCATCAGATGCAAAACACTTGAGTGAAAAAAAATTAAAAGAGAGGTTTTGTTAATCAAAAGAAAACTCGGAAAGAATTAAGGATGAAGGTGCAAACATCTCCATTGTCTTTCTGTGTAACACATTGCTTTGCTTTCCATCTTTTCTTTCTTCCTCTGTAAAACACCGATCAGTGCTTTGCACCCCTTCTGTGACGTATTGGCAGAATAACCTGTAACGTTACATTAGACGACCAAAACGTATTTGTTTCAACGTTTTGAGCAAACTTCTGTCCACCTAAGCTGTTATATGTATCTAAGTAGAAATAACCATCTGACAAAGAACATAAGGTTTAGTCTTTCTTGAAGTTGAGATCCGAGAAGCATAAGTAGTTGCCTCAAGGAACAGGCGACTGAATCTTTTGTCTTTCTTGAAATACATTAGACTTGTGTTAGGCCTGCAACACAGACTCAGCCCCATTTTCCACTATTCTATTTCTGATTTTGTTTCTAAAGTCTTACTCAATTGTGAGTTTAAAGAAGAAAATAAGCAAAAGACTAGTGAGAAATCAGAGTTTATCTGCTTAGGCAAAAGACAAGTGATTCTTATTAGGTAAAAGTCACAAATATTGAAGCTCCACAATGTGAATCACTCTTAAGAGATTTAATAAAACAATCACACACTTTTTTTCACCGGTAAACTCATGTACACCGGTCACATCTCAAGAAGCTTCAGGCTCTCACTGAAGGGATGTATGAGCAACCAGTTCCTGCAAAAGATGAAGCAAACACTGAAAAGATATAGCTAATGCTTATTCTCAATATTAAAAAAAAAAAAACATAAAGATGGTTACATCGGAATATCGGATATGATCTCTGTGCATGTAAGAAGTCTTGACAATAGTTTCCCACTTGGTAACATTGGTGGAATTTTCATTAAAACTCTGCTTCTGGGGTTGGAACGTATATCTACGTGATGGGCTCTGAGAGTTTACTACTGAAGGCAGATTATGAAAAAGCCAAGATTCAGAAGGCTTGTTGGGCAATGGTGGTGCAAGAAGAGACCGACCAGGACTACTGTTGATCTTTCCTAACTCTTCAAGCTCAAGATTGGTGTCTGGTTTCTTCTCTACTTCCTCAGGAAAGATCTTAATATTAGTCTTGGGAGAATCCTCGGTGTCGACATATACTGTCTTCTCCAAGAGAGAGCTAGCTGAAGCGTTGCTTATGTTACTAATATGCTTGTTCAGCCTGTTAGCTCTCAGGCTCTCGGTTTCCTTACGAGTGTCGGGGTGAAATGGAGAACCGTTGCGAAATGGTGACATACATCTAGTGTGTCTGTAAGGAGATGAAGACATACTTGCAGCAGAACTCAGGTTTGGATGAACCGTTGATAGAACTTTACCACCCAACTTGTGCTTGGAAACTGAGTCAAGAGCCAGCTGAAAAAAATGTACAAGAGCTAATTAATTATCAGCGAGAGACTAAGACAAGAGTGGAAGGGAAGGAGGCTAAAGCTGGAACCTGTTTGATAGATTGGAACCGAGATTTGAGTTGAGAAACCTTGCTTGACTTCACTTGATCATGGCTTGGAGAGTTTTGTTTGGATTGAAAACCAGTGCTAAGCATGGCTACAGATTCTTTAAAGCACAGCTGTGGAAACATACCACAACCTCTCCTTGAAAGATAAGCGTACTCAGAAACTTCATCATCATCCTCCTCCACGCTTTCTTCATTATCTACGCCTTGGTGGTGGTCGTAATAAGGTAAGAGTGTAGACTTATCATACCTATTTCGAGTTTGCCGCTTCTCGTCAGGTACTAAATCTCTTTTCTGTATCGTTGGTTCAGGCATGAAAGTGGATGGTTTACGGTTGGACCCGTAATGAGGCTGCTCCACAGTCATGGCTTTAGCCGCTGGCAAGAAACGGTTTAACATGAAATCTCGTGACTGATGATCCTCAGAAGGGTTCTTCGTTTCCACAACACTATATCCACTCACACCAGTTATGCTGTGGTTTGCCGAGAAGTAAGAGTATGTATCACGTGCATCAGAAAACACATCCTCTTCTTCTTCTTCCTCAACGTGTTTAACCCTGAAACTCAGGTTTCCTGGTGGAAGACATGGCGTGAAGACTTGATCACTGACTTGCTGAGGTTTGGAATCATGTCCTTTTAGTCTCCCAGGGGATTGCTCCCATGTGAAAGGAACAGAGGCAGCTTCAGTAACCTGATCTAAACCCAGCTCACTTGTCTTAGAGTCATGAGTGAAGTTAATAGACTTGTTTCTGCGGACAGAGACAGCTGTGTTGTGCAGCCGCCTAGTAGAAAGAAGAGGTGCCTTGAAGTTGAGTCTCCTCTCCGCCATAGCAAGTGAACGTTACCGGAGAAAGAAAAAGCACAAATTTGGAACCAAGAGTAACTTCTTTGAGACTCTGTGAGAAAGAGAATCTTTTGAATCGTTCAAAGAGAAAGAGAGGCCTTGAGATACTTTAAAAAAAGGTCCTGAAAGACTTAGTAAACGTAAGAGAGAGACAAGCTAAAGTTCTTTTTGGAAGGCTGCCGTGATTACGAAGAAGACGACGAAGATAGGACTCGTGGAAGGAGAAGTCACGAGGTCATTGGCGCATTCGATGTGGGACATTTACTACTACTACTCTTTACTCTTCATTCATTTTTTTGAAGATATTTATTAGTATGAAGTTTCATTTCTGTGAATGTTTCATATGCCCTCATTGTTTGTTTGTCATAAATAATTCGTTTTCAAGTTTAAAAAGTAAATACACATTTCTGATTATTTGACAGATTTTTGTTGTCTTCAAATGCATTACGTATGATTTGTTTGATATGAATTAGTTGCTTATAATTGAGCACCTAGTATCGTCATCGTATACAACTGATAATTGAATAATTATTATTATTATGAGGCCTTTTTGCTTGCTTTTCTGTTGAATAATTTAAGTTGAAGACCGACACATTAGAGAATGATGGAAGCAAAGAATTTTCAGCGACACCAACTCAAAGTCTCAATCTATCATTTTCAATCATTTAGTTTTTTTTTTTTTTTTTCTTCGAACTACTATTCTATTACTATTTTCAGTCGTTTAGTTTAATGAAATAAATGATATATATATATATATATATATATATAGTACAGTGGTCGAGACAGTTAAGCATAACAACTACAAAATGAATTATTAACAAAACACCAACTTGACTAACATATTTTTCCAGTATATCGTTTTTGTACCAGGAAGTTATATATTTTAATAAAAACACACACTTTTTCCTTGAAAACTTGAGAAATTTTGGATATTGCTAGAGAAGTAATGTTTTATACTTTTCTTATCAACAAGTAATGGTATACTACTATTTAGTACTATTAAATCAAGAATTTTTCTTTCTGTTGAACGACAAAACATCTATTGTCATTCTTTTTTGTTTTGGAACACAATTTTCATTCATTAAAACT is a genomic window containing:
- the LOC106302089 gene encoding uncharacterized protein LOC106302089; its protein translation is MAERRLNFKAPLLSTRRLHNTAVSVRRNKSINFTHDSKTSELGLDQVTEAASVPFTWEQSPGRLKGHDSKPQQVSDQVFTPCLPPGNLSFRVKHVEEEEEEDVFSDARDTYSYFSANHSITGVSGYSVVETKNPSEDHQSRDFMLNRFLPAAKAMTVEQPHYGSNRKPSTFMPEPTIQKRDLVPDEKRQTRNRYDKSTLLPYYDHHQGVDNEESVEEDDDEVSEYAYLSRRGCGMFPQLCFKESVAMLSTGFQSKQNSPSHDQVKSSKVSQLKSRFQSIKQLALDSVSKHKLGGKVLSTVHPNLSSAASMSSSPYRHTRCMSPFRNGSPFHPDTRKETESLRANRLNKHISNISNASASSLLEKTVYVDTEDSPKTNIKIFPEEVEKKPDTNLELEELGKINSSPGRSLLAPPLPNKPSESWLFHNLPSVVNSQSPSRRYTFQPQKQSFNENSTNVTKWETIVKTSYMHRDHIRYSDELVAHTSLQ